A window of the Polaribacter sp. HaHaR_3_91 genome harbors these coding sequences:
- a CDS encoding imelysin family protein, with protein MKKHLLFFLSAIIFLSSCSKENSNSSSAIDLFHEEYYSVNILPSLNNFKAAIEKQITLTENFKTNTTQENFTLLQTQWVNCASSFSKTRVYNVVDVKSLYYDIIIYNFPVNPSLIENNILEKTTFNTDYISNSSTVSKGLAAMEYLLYNENGTKNSLTLLQEDTFRVNYLLAITKENLRQINLLIDFWQQGYKDTFKSYKSLSCIENARCLAFNQLINIIDIIRVTKIGKPAGLEKTPNTDVELLEAYRSKSSLKLIQSSLEEIQNAYALSSVNFANIVDEISDSSEISSEINNSFNTVYNNIDAIDTDLYTAILNGDQSVATLHTSLLTLLQYFSVDGASILSVNVLPTDNDGD; from the coding sequence ATGAAAAAGCATCTTTTATTTTTTCTATCTGCAATAATATTCCTTTCATCTTGTAGTAAAGAAAATTCAAATTCATCATCTGCAATAGATCTTTTTCACGAAGAATATTACAGCGTAAATATATTGCCGTCTTTAAACAATTTTAAAGCAGCTATAGAGAAACAAATAACACTTACAGAAAATTTTAAAACCAATACAACGCAAGAAAACTTTACTTTATTACAAACACAATGGGTAAATTGTGCAAGTTCTTTTTCTAAAACGCGTGTATATAATGTAGTAGATGTAAAGTCTTTGTATTATGATATTATAATTTATAATTTCCCTGTAAATCCAAGTCTTATAGAAAATAATATTTTAGAAAAAACAACTTTTAATACCGATTATATTAGCAATAGCAGTACGGTTTCTAAAGGATTGGCAGCAATGGAATATTTACTTTATAATGAAAATGGTACAAAAAATAGTCTTACTCTTTTGCAAGAGGATACCTTTAGGGTAAATTATTTATTAGCCATTACAAAAGAAAATTTAAGGCAAATAAACCTATTAATCGATTTTTGGCAACAAGGTTACAAAGACACTTTTAAGAGCTACAAAAGCTTGTCTTGTATAGAAAACGCACGTTGTTTGGCATTTAATCAACTTATAAATATTATAGATATTATTAGAGTTACCAAAATAGGTAAACCTGCAGGATTAGAAAAAACACCTAATACAGATGTAGAACTTTTAGAAGCATATAGAAGTAAAAGTTCTTTAAAATTGATACAAAGTTCTTTAGAGGAAATACAAAATGCCTATGCTTTAAGTAGCGTTAATTTTGCCAATATTGTTGATGAAATATCAGATTCATCAGAAATATCTTCGGAGATAAATAATAGTTTCAATACAGTTTACAATAATATAGATGCGATTGATACCGATTTGTATACGGCTATTCTTAATGGAGATCAAAGTGTAGCAACTTTACATACATCTTTACTAACTTTATTACAATATTTCTCTGTAGACGGAGCAAGTATTTTATCTGTAAATGTTTTACCTACGGATAATGATGGAGATTAA
- a CDS encoding TonB-dependent receptor plug domain-containing protein translates to MKFRIIFIILTLLQTAIYSQYKVSGTVVSDENKPLKKVQIYNESGGLLTETDALGKFLFSIDAETISLVFYTDNFKVERTVLNAVNYVDVKIVLNSFSEELSEIEIKARKRKVFELKRLKDVEGTSIFAGKKTEVVLVNQSAAALSTNNARQIFNQVAGLNIYQNDDAGLQLNIGGRGLDPNRTANFNTRQNGYDISADVLGYPESYYTPASEGLDEIQVIRGAASLQYGTQFGGLVNFVTKKPTEDQEIVFRNTVGSNGLYTNFTSLSDTHGKFSYYTYVNYKKGDGFRPNSEFESTNVFAHLGYQINDKSKLSAEVTVLKYLAQQAGGLTDQMFNEDPLQSNRERNWFQVKWFLYNLKWEHAFSDDTNFSFSFFGLDASRDALGFRTNRVSQVDSGEERDLIKGTFKNYGFESRLVSNYTLFDKKSTFLIGTKFYKANNTNMQGPGSDGSDADFNMYLEEYPDYPRQSDSKFPNLNVSLFGENIIYVNDKLSITPGFRLEYINTKRDEIIKDIVTDAAGNVINENLRDEEETNERSFVLLGLGSSYKLNRTTEFYGNISQNYRSVTFSDISTANPAFEISPDISDEKGFTIDAGFRGNYKNFFSYDANVFGLFYNDRINIYTRDDGKAERDNIGDARILGVESLIDFNLKKFFTNDSDYVLNYFINSSFITSEYTESDINGVEGNEVEFIPNINIKTGMKFGYKDFLASIQYSYLSRQFSDATNAIGGSISGVTGEIPAYDILDFSASYKYKFMKIETGVNNLLDNSYFTRRATGYPGPGIIPSAPRNYYVTLEFKF, encoded by the coding sequence ATGAAATTTAGAATCATTTTTATCATTCTTACCTTATTGCAAACAGCCATTTATAGTCAATATAAAGTTTCTGGAACGGTAGTTTCTGATGAGAACAAGCCCTTAAAAAAAGTACAGATTTATAATGAATCTGGCGGATTATTAACAGAAACAGACGCTTTGGGGAAATTTTTATTTTCTATTGATGCAGAAACAATTTCGTTGGTTTTTTATACGGATAATTTTAAAGTAGAAAGAACTGTTTTAAACGCAGTAAACTACGTTGATGTAAAAATTGTCTTAAACTCTTTTTCAGAAGAATTATCAGAAATAGAGATAAAGGCAAGAAAACGTAAAGTTTTTGAGCTAAAAAGATTAAAAGATGTAGAAGGAACTTCGATTTTTGCAGGTAAAAAAACAGAAGTAGTTTTGGTAAATCAATCTGCGGCAGCATTATCAACAAACAATGCACGTCAGATTTTTAATCAAGTTGCAGGTTTAAATATTTATCAGAATGATGATGCAGGTTTGCAATTAAATATTGGTGGTAGAGGTTTAGACCCTAACAGAACTGCTAATTTTAATACGCGTCAGAATGGATATGATATTAGTGCAGATGTTTTAGGATATCCAGAAAGTTATTATACGCCAGCATCCGAAGGATTAGATGAAATACAAGTTATTCGTGGTGCTGCTTCTTTGCAATACGGAACGCAATTTGGTGGTTTGGTAAATTTTGTAACCAAGAAACCAACAGAAGATCAAGAAATCGTTTTTAGAAATACGGTAGGTAGTAATGGTTTGTACACTAACTTTACCAGTTTAAGCGATACACACGGTAAATTTAGTTATTACACGTATGTCAACTATAAAAAAGGAGATGGATTTAGACCCAATTCTGAGTTTGAATCTACCAATGTATTTGCACATTTAGGATATCAAATTAATGATAAAAGTAAATTATCTGCAGAGGTAACCGTTTTAAAATATTTGGCACAACAAGCAGGAGGTTTAACAGACCAAATGTTTAATGAAGATCCTTTACAGAGTAATAGAGAACGTAATTGGTTTCAGGTAAAATGGTTTTTGTACAATTTAAAATGGGAACACGCTTTTTCTGATGATACCAATTTTTCTTTTAGTTTCTTTGGTTTAGATGCCTCTAGAGATGCCTTGGGTTTTAGAACCAATAGAGTAAGTCAGGTAGATTCTGGTGAGGAAAGAGATTTGATAAAAGGGACATTTAAAAACTATGGTTTTGAGTCGCGTTTGGTAAGTAATTACACGTTGTTCGATAAAAAATCTACCTTTTTAATTGGTACCAAGTTTTATAAAGCAAACAACACCAATATGCAAGGACCTGGTTCTGATGGATCGGATGCAGATTTTAATATGTATTTAGAGGAATATCCAGATTATCCAAGACAATCGGATAGTAAATTTCCAAATCTAAATGTGTCTTTATTTGGTGAGAATATTATTTATGTAAACGATAAATTATCGATTACACCAGGTTTTAGATTAGAATATATTAATACCAAAAGAGACGAGATTATAAAGGATATTGTAACAGATGCTGCCGGAAATGTAATTAATGAAAACTTAAGAGATGAAGAAGAAACCAACGAAAGAAGTTTTGTTTTATTAGGTTTAGGTTCTAGTTATAAATTGAATAGAACAACAGAATTTTATGGTAATATTTCTCAGAATTACCGTTCTGTAACCTTTTCGGATATTAGTACTGCAAACCCAGCTTTTGAAATTTCTCCGGATATTTCTGATGAAAAAGGATTTACAATTGATGCCGGTTTTCGTGGAAATTATAAAAACTTCTTTTCTTATGATGCCAATGTTTTTGGCTTGTTTTATAACGATAGAATTAATATTTACACAAGAGATGATGGTAAAGCAGAAAGAGATAATATTGGTGATGCAAGAATTTTAGGAGTAGAAAGTTTGATAGATTTTAACCTGAAAAAGTTTTTTACAAATGATTCTGATTATGTGTTAAATTACTTTATCAATTCTTCTTTTATAACATCAGAATATACCGAATCTGATATTAATGGAGTAGAAGGGAATGAGGTAGAATTTATACCAAACATTAATATTAAAACAGGTATGAAGTTTGGTTATAAAGATTTTTTAGCCAGTATTCAATACTCTTATTTATCGCGCCAATTTTCTGATGCTACCAATGCAATAGGCGGAAGTATTAGCGGAGTTACAGGAGAAATACCTGCCTATGATATTTTAGACTTTTCTGCTTCTTATAAATACAAGTTTATGAAGATAGAAACCGGTGTAAACAATCTTTTAGATAACAGTTATTTTACACGTAGAGCAACGGGATATCCTGGACCAGGAATTATACCTTCTGCACCAAGAAACTACTATGTTACTTTAGAGTTTAAGTTTTAA
- a CDS encoding HTTM domain-containing protein: MKFLKYNFKEQTNAAPLAVFRLFFGLMMFASIVRFWANGWIETLYLEPKFHFSYYGLSFIKPIGNYTYLLFIICGLSALFVAFGYKYRMAIITFFLSFGYIEFMDKTTYLNHYYFISVISFVLIFLPASAVFSVDNLRTKKKYLNIPKWTIDIIKVLLGVVYFYAGLAKLNSDWLFRAMPLKIWLPSKYDLPLIGNTLMQQDWFHFAMAWSGMLYDLSIPFLLLYKRTRVFAFVIVVFFHVFTRILFPIGMFPFIMIVSTLIFFEASFHQKIIDFIKKYILNVSSNDLKRQKRVSKKPLIIHQNYTFSSTKRKIALPILSVFVVIQLLLPFRSLLYPGELFWTEEGYRFSWRVMLMEKAGFTNFRVVNTKTGSSFMVDNKDFLTTFQEKQMSYQPDFILEYAHYLGNHFKSQGHKNIAIFADSYVALNGRLSTRYVNPKVDLYQQKENFKHKDWIVPFSSKIKIKGI, from the coding sequence ATGAAATTTTTAAAGTACAATTTTAAAGAACAAACAAATGCAGCTCCTTTAGCTGTTTTTCGTTTGTTTTTTGGTTTAATGATGTTTGCAAGTATCGTACGTTTTTGGGCAAACGGTTGGATTGAAACGCTATATTTAGAACCAAAATTTCATTTTTCTTATTACGGCCTTAGTTTTATAAAACCTATTGGCAATTACACCTACTTATTGTTTATTATTTGTGGTTTATCTGCCTTATTTGTAGCGTTTGGTTATAAGTATAGAATGGCAATTATTACCTTTTTTCTATCTTTTGGTTATATAGAATTTATGGATAAAACCACGTACTTAAATCATTATTACTTTATAAGTGTTATTAGTTTTGTGCTTATTTTTTTACCTGCAAGTGCGGTTTTTTCTGTTGATAATTTACGAACTAAAAAGAAGTACCTAAACATACCAAAATGGACTATAGATATTATTAAAGTACTTTTAGGCGTTGTTTATTTTTATGCAGGTTTGGCAAAATTAAATTCAGATTGGTTATTTAGAGCAATGCCTTTAAAAATATGGTTACCTTCTAAGTACGATCTTCCTTTAATAGGAAACACTTTAATGCAACAAGATTGGTTTCATTTTGCAATGGCTTGGTCTGGCATGTTGTACGATTTAAGTATTCCGTTTTTACTGTTATATAAAAGAACACGAGTTTTTGCTTTTGTAATTGTGGTCTTTTTTCATGTTTTTACAAGAATTTTGTTCCCAATTGGTATGTTTCCTTTTATTATGATTGTTTCTACGCTTATTTTCTTTGAAGCATCGTTTCATCAGAAAATAATAGATTTTATAAAAAAATATATTTTAAATGTTAGTTCTAATGATTTAAAGAGACAAAAAAGAGTATCGAAAAAACCTTTAATTATCCACCAAAACTATACATTTTCATCAACCAAAAGAAAAATAGCATTACCCATTTTAAGTGTGTTTGTTGTTATACAATTGTTATTGCCTTTTAGATCGTTATTATATCCAGGAGAATTATTTTGGACAGAAGAAGGCTACCGTTTTTCTTGGCGCGTTATGTTAATGGAAAAAGCAGGGTTTACAAACTTTAGAGTTGTAAACACTAAAACAGGTAGTTCTTTTATGGTTGACAATAAAGATTTTTTAACCACGTTTCAAGAAAAGCAAATGAGTTATCAGCCAGATTTTATCTTAGAATATGCGCATTATTTAGGAAATCACTTTAAAAGTCAGGGCCATAAAAATATTGCTATTTTTGCAGATAGTTACGTGGCTTTAAACGGAAGGTTAAGTACAAGATATGTAAACCCAAAAGTAGATTTATATCAACAAAAAGAAAACTTTAAACACAAAGATTGGATTGTTCCTTTTTCGTCAAAAATAAAAATTAAAGGAATTTAA
- a CDS encoding imelysin family protein — MIKNFCILFISIALLASCSSSGEGEEVAVDSFDRAAMLTNFADNIIVPAYNDFSTKLATLKTAGETFTTTPDQTNLDALRTSWLAAYTTWQQVEMFNIGKAEELQYSFFMNIYPLTVADVENNISNGSYDLDSANNHDAQGFPALDYLLYGVADTDTAILAKYTTDANAVGYQNYITDVLNQMSILTAQVVTDWASYRNEFVVGVSNTATSPGNKLVNDYVYYFEKIIRTNKFGIPGGSFSGTALPEKVEGFYSRIYSKELALEALNGAINFFEGKHYNAITKGLSFNDYLLELDRADVSTAIIDKLAIAKTQINTLNANFYEQIMTDKTQVTLSFDKLQDVVQHLKSDMLQTFSISVDYADADGD, encoded by the coding sequence ATGATTAAAAATTTTTGTATCCTTTTTATATCAATAGCTCTTTTAGCTTCTTGTAGTTCTTCTGGTGAAGGAGAAGAAGTAGCAGTAGATAGTTTTGATAGAGCAGCAATGTTAACTAATTTTGCAGATAATATTATTGTACCTGCTTATAACGATTTTAGTACTAAATTAGCAACATTAAAAACGGCAGGAGAAACATTTACTACCACTCCAGACCAAACAAATTTAGATGCCTTAAGAACATCTTGGTTAGCAGCATATACCACTTGGCAACAAGTAGAAATGTTTAATATTGGTAAAGCAGAAGAATTACAATATTCTTTTTTTATGAATATTTATCCTTTAACGGTTGCAGATGTAGAAAACAATATTTCTAACGGAAGCTACGATTTAGATAGCGCTAACAACCACGATGCACAAGGTTTCCCGGCATTAGATTATTTATTATACGGTGTTGCAGATACAGATACTGCTATTCTTGCAAAATATACTACAGATGCAAATGCTGTTGGTTACCAAAATTATATAACAGACGTTTTAAACCAAATGAGCATTTTAACAGCACAAGTTGTTACAGATTGGGCTTCTTATAGAAACGAGTTTGTTGTAGGTGTTTCTAATACAGCAACAAGTCCAGGAAATAAGTTGGTAAATGATTATGTGTATTATTTTGAAAAAATTATAAGAACAAATAAATTTGGAATACCAGGTGGTAGTTTTTCAGGTACAGCTTTACCAGAAAAAGTAGAAGGTTTTTATAGTAGAATCTATTCTAAAGAATTGGCATTAGAAGCATTAAATGGTGCAATAAACTTCTTTGAAGGTAAACATTACAATGCTATTACAAAAGGACTAAGTTTTAATGATTATTTATTAGAGCTTGATAGAGCAGATGTTTCTACAGCTATTATTGATAAATTAGCAATTGCTAAGACGCAGATTAATACATTAAATGCCAATTTTTACGAGCAAATAATGACTGACAAAACACAGGTAACATTATCTTTTGATAAGTTACAAGATGTAGTACAACATTTAAAATCAGATATGTTACAAACTTTTAGTATTAGTGTAGATTATGCTGACGCAGATGGAGATTAA
- a CDS encoding DUF4856 domain-containing protein has translation MKKVILSLAVVATLISCSSDDDNPTVSPSNYSFSRNGTSTVSYGGQTTRIQMGEELLDALKVPTETLASLTGKFAHSEGDADFTDANLNASDKSIRSKTAASSDFFSANSTGAAVIKEQFDSWISAQVDEVFPSWSVDASAGVAGQIQQAGGGSVRYINAKGLEYNQAINKGLIGALVADQILNNYLSTAVLDEASNRTDNDNETLDGDNNYTTMEHKWDEAFGYLYALEPDATSPVLNNDSFLNEYLSRVNDDADFAGIADDIYNAFTTGRAAIVNKDYTTRDNQAEIIKEKISEVIAVRGIYYLQQGKNSLSVDDASAFHALSEAVGFIYSLQFTRQPNSTEPYLSATEVDTILNALQSGNGFWDVTEATLEEISETIAAKFNFTVLQAAS, from the coding sequence ATGAAAAAAGTAATATTATCGTTAGCAGTCGTAGCAACATTAATCTCTTGTAGTAGTGATGATGATAACCCAACGGTTTCACCTTCAAATTATAGTTTCTCTAGAAACGGAACATCAACAGTAAGTTATGGTGGTCAAACTACTAGAATTCAAATGGGAGAAGAGTTATTAGATGCTTTAAAAGTACCTACAGAAACTTTAGCTTCTTTAACAGGTAAATTTGCACATTCAGAAGGAGATGCAGATTTTACAGATGCTAATTTAAATGCGTCAGATAAAAGTATTAGAAGTAAAACAGCTGCTTCTTCAGATTTTTTCTCTGCAAACTCAACAGGTGCTGCTGTTATAAAAGAACAGTTTGATTCTTGGATTTCTGCGCAAGTAGATGAGGTTTTTCCTAGTTGGTCTGTAGATGCATCTGCAGGTGTTGCGGGACAAATACAACAAGCAGGTGGTGGATCTGTAAGATATATTAATGCAAAAGGGTTAGAATATAACCAAGCAATTAATAAAGGTCTTATTGGAGCTTTAGTTGCAGATCAAATTTTAAACAATTATTTAAGTACTGCTGTTTTAGATGAAGCTTCTAACAGAACAGATAACGATAATGAAACTTTAGATGGTGATAATAACTACACCACTATGGAGCATAAATGGGATGAAGCTTTTGGTTATTTATACGCTTTAGAGCCAGATGCTACTTCTCCAGTTTTAAATAACGATAGTTTTTTAAACGAATATTTAAGTAGAGTAAATGACGATGCTGACTTTGCAGGTATTGCAGACGATATTTACAATGCATTTACTACAGGTAGAGCAGCAATTGTAAATAAAGATTATACTACAAGAGATAACCAAGCAGAAATTATTAAAGAAAAAATTTCTGAAGTAATTGCTGTAAGAGGTATTTACTATTTACAACAAGGTAAAAATTCTTTAAGTGTAGATGATGCATCTGCTTTTCATGCATTATCAGAAGCAGTTGGTTTTATTTATAGCTTACAGTTTACAAGACAACCAAACTCTACAGAACCTTATTTATCAGCAACAGAAGTAGATACTATTTTAAATGCACTACAATCTGGTAATGGTTTTTGGGATGTTACTGAAGCTACTTTAGAGGAGATATCAGAAACAATCGCAGCAAAATTCAATTTTACAGTTTTACAAGCAGCTAGTTAA
- a CDS encoding bifunctional UDP-sugar hydrolase/5'-nucleotidase, with the protein MKFTKLLLYFLSIIFLASCSKDDQKIDFTFLQLNDVYEIAPIQGGEYGGMARVETVHKELLAENKNTMLFMAGDFLNPSLIGTVKVDGERVRGKQMVEVMNAMNFDLVAFGNHEFDIPLEDLQKRLNESNFPWISANVKLKTKEAAIPFYKEINGHKEHVGETFIKELSDEDGTKIKVGFISVCIPSNPKDFVEYGNMFVKARASYAAIKDSVDVVFGLTHVKINNDKRIAGLIPDLPLIMGGHEHTNSYDTIGDVRIAKADANAKTVYVHRISYDKKTNKTSIKSELKEINATIKSDKNIAEIVNNWQTILTAKIKEVIANPAEVIFEAKIPLDGRDTPIRSTQTNLGVLITKAMSFGYKDEVDCALVNGGSIRIDDQLSGHITAVDIFRVLPYGGAVLKVEIKGRLLKRVLDYGVLAAGNGAYLQRYNAEKVGEKWMIKNLELDINKTYTVAFSDYLLKGFDIPFLSAESKEVLSVYSPNDKELAVDIRKSVVAYLKTI; encoded by the coding sequence ATGAAATTCACAAAATTACTTTTATACTTTTTATCAATCATCTTTTTAGCATCTTGTTCTAAAGACGATCAGAAAATAGACTTTACTTTTCTACAATTGAATGATGTTTATGAAATTGCTCCAATTCAAGGAGGAGAATATGGTGGAATGGCAAGAGTGGAAACGGTGCATAAAGAATTGTTAGCCGAAAATAAAAATACCATGCTTTTTATGGCTGGAGATTTTTTAAATCCGTCTTTAATCGGTACTGTAAAAGTTGATGGAGAAAGAGTGCGAGGAAAACAAATGGTGGAGGTAATGAATGCTATGAATTTCGATTTGGTGGCCTTTGGTAATCATGAGTTTGATATTCCGCTAGAGGATCTTCAAAAAAGATTGAATGAAAGTAATTTTCCTTGGATCTCTGCCAATGTAAAGTTAAAAACAAAAGAAGCAGCAATTCCTTTTTACAAAGAAATTAACGGTCATAAAGAACATGTTGGGGAAACATTTATAAAAGAACTTTCTGATGAAGATGGCACCAAAATAAAAGTAGGTTTTATAAGTGTTTGCATTCCGTCTAATCCAAAAGATTTTGTAGAATATGGTAATATGTTTGTAAAAGCAAGAGCATCGTATGCAGCTATAAAAGATTCTGTAGATGTTGTTTTTGGCTTAACACATGTTAAAATTAATAATGATAAAAGAATAGCAGGATTAATACCAGATTTACCATTAATAATGGGCGGTCATGAGCATACCAATTCTTACGATACAATAGGAGACGTACGTATTGCTAAAGCAGACGCTAATGCAAAAACAGTATATGTACATAGAATTTCTTATGATAAGAAAACAAATAAAACGAGTATAAAATCAGAATTAAAAGAAATTAATGCAACGATAAAATCGGATAAAAATATAGCCGAAATTGTAAACAACTGGCAAACCATTTTAACTGCAAAAATTAAGGAAGTAATTGCAAATCCAGCAGAAGTTATTTTTGAAGCTAAAATTCCTTTAGATGGTAGAGATACTCCAATTAGAAGTACACAAACTAATTTAGGTGTACTGATTACAAAAGCGATGTCTTTTGGGTATAAAGATGAGGTAGATTGTGCGTTGGTTAATGGTGGTTCTATAAGAATAGATGATCAATTAAGTGGTCATATTACAGCAGTAGATATTTTTAGAGTATTGCCTTATGGAGGAGCTGTTTTAAAAGTAGAAATTAAAGGAAGATTATTAAAAAGAGTGTTAGATTATGGTGTTTTGGCTGCAGGAAACGGCGCTTATTTACAACGCTATAATGCAGAGAAAGTAGGTGAGAAGTGGATGATTAAAAACCTGGAGTTAGACATCAATAAAACCTATACCGTTGCCTTTTCTGATTATTTATTAAAAGGGTTTGATATTCCTTTTTTATCTGCGGAAAGTAAAGAAGTGCTTTCTGTCTATAGTCCAAATGATAAAGAATTGGCTGTAGATATTAGAAAATCTGTGGTTGCTTATTTAAAAACCATCTAA
- a CDS encoding hydroxymethylglutaryl-CoA lyase, translating to MKKVKIIECPRDAMQGIKSHFISTHQKALYINSLLKVGFDTIDFGSFVSPKAIPQMRDTAAVLSKLDLSRTQSKLLAIIANVRGANDASVFEEINYLGYPFSISENFQMRNTHKTIQESIETLDEILNIADKTNKEVVAYLSMGFGNPYGDPWNVEIVGEWTEKLSKMGVKILSLSDTVGTSTPEVIDYLFKNLIPQYPSIEFGAHLHTTPDKWHEKVDAAFKAGCNRFDGAIKGYGGCPMAKDELTGNMPTEKLLSYFTAQKVDINLKPMSFESAYNKALETFI from the coding sequence ATGAAAAAAGTAAAAATCATAGAGTGTCCTCGTGATGCGATGCAAGGAATAAAAAGCCATTTTATTTCTACACATCAAAAAGCATTGTATATAAACTCATTATTAAAAGTGGGTTTTGATACCATTGATTTTGGCAGCTTTGTTTCACCAAAAGCAATTCCGCAGATGCGAGATACTGCCGCAGTTTTATCAAAATTAGATTTGTCTAGAACTCAAAGTAAACTGTTGGCAATTATAGCCAATGTTAGAGGTGCAAATGATGCTTCTGTATTTGAAGAAATCAATTATTTAGGATATCCTTTTTCAATATCAGAAAACTTTCAAATGCGTAATACGCATAAAACAATACAAGAATCTATAGAAACGTTAGATGAAATTTTAAACATTGCAGACAAGACGAATAAAGAAGTCGTTGCATATTTATCGATGGGCTTTGGTAATCCGTATGGAGATCCTTGGAATGTAGAAATAGTAGGTGAGTGGACAGAAAAATTGTCTAAAATGGGTGTTAAAATATTATCGCTTTCAGATACTGTGGGGACTTCTACGCCAGAAGTAATAGATTATTTATTTAAGAATTTAATTCCGCAATATCCATCTATAGAATTTGGTGCACATTTACACACAACCCCAGATAAATGGCACGAAAAAGTAGATGCTGCTTTTAAGGCTGGTTGCAATCGGTTTGATGGAGCTATAAAAGGCTATGGTGGTTGCCCAATGGCAAAAGATGAATTGACTGGGAATATGCCGACAGAAAAATTATTGAGTTATTTTACAGCCCAAAAAGTGGATATTAATTTAAAACCAATGAGTTTTGAAAGTGCTTATAACAAGGCTTTAGAAACTTTTATTTAG
- a CDS encoding MFS transporter gives MSKSKYILPIIIISQFCCTSLWFASNGVMTDLITSFNLDEIALSYLTSSVQFGFIIGTLLFALFTIADRFSPSKVFFVCAVLGAFFNLRLVFENQTFLTLIGMRFLTGFFLAGIYPVGMKIATDYYNKGLGKSLGYLVGALVLGTALPHLLKDLMQGYSWKTIIISISTLAAFGGLLMLLFVPNGPYRTAGKKLDITICFSIFKNTKFRKAAFGYFGHMWELYTFWTFVPILLKIYENLHSDVSFNIPLLSFFIIAIGSLSCVVAGYLSEKFGTKNIAYLALLFSCICCLISPLIFQLSNENLFIAFLLFWGMVVVADSPLFSTLVAQNVASENKGTALTIVNCIGFTITIVSIQLISSYTETTDSNLIYLLLAIGPILGLLTYSRKKVIS, from the coding sequence ATGAGCAAATCAAAATACATTCTTCCAATAATCATTATTTCTCAATTTTGTTGCACCTCTTTGTGGTTTGCAAGCAATGGAGTAATGACAGATTTAATCACTAGTTTTAACTTAGATGAAATTGCGTTAAGTTATTTAACCTCTTCTGTGCAATTTGGCTTTATTATAGGAACTTTGTTATTTGCTTTATTTACTATTGCAGACAGATTTTCGCCATCTAAAGTGTTTTTTGTATGTGCTGTTTTAGGCGCTTTTTTTAATTTGAGACTTGTTTTTGAAAATCAAACTTTTTTAACCTTAATAGGTATGCGGTTTTTAACTGGGTTTTTCTTAGCAGGAATTTATCCTGTAGGGATGAAAATTGCTACAGATTATTATAACAAAGGCTTAGGTAAATCTTTAGGATATTTAGTTGGAGCTTTGGTTTTAGGCACTGCTTTACCACATTTATTAAAAGATTTAATGCAAGGATATTCATGGAAAACAATTATCATTTCCATCTCTACCTTAGCAGCTTTCGGCGGATTATTAATGTTGCTTTTTGTACCTAATGGACCTTATAGAACTGCCGGAAAAAAGCTAGATATTACCATCTGTTTTTCAATATTTAAAAACACAAAGTTTAGAAAAGCTGCTTTTGGTTATTTCGGACACATGTGGGAACTCTATACCTTTTGGACTTTTGTCCCGATTCTTTTAAAAATATATGAAAATTTGCATTCCGATGTTTCTTTTAATATACCTTTACTATCCTTTTTTATTATAGCAATAGGAAGTTTGTCTTGTGTAGTAGCAGGTTATTTATCCGAGAAATTTGGCACTAAAAATATCGCTTATTTAGCTTTGCTTTTCTCTTGTATCTGTTGCCTTATTTCTCCGTTGATATTTCAATTATCTAATGAAAATCTTTTTATTGCTTTTTTACTCTTCTGGGGAATGGTGGTTGTTGCAGATTCTCCGTTATTTTCTACTTTAGTGGCACAAAATGTAGCATCAGAAAACAAAGGAACCGCATTAACCATTGTTAATTGTATTGGCTTTACCATTACTATTGTTAGCATTCAATTGATAAGTAGCTATACAGAAACTACGGATTCTAACCTTATTTATCTGCTACTGGCAATTGGTCCTATTTTGGGTTTACTTACTTATTCGAGAAAAAAAGTTATTTCGTAA